From the genome of Desulfobacteraceae bacterium, one region includes:
- the aprB gene encoding adenylyl-sulfate reductase subunit beta, with amino-acid sequence MPTYVIQEKCDGCKGGDKTACMYICPNDLMVLDPNAMKAYNQEPDQCWECFSCVKICPTQAIEVRGYSDFVPLGSSVMPMLGTEDVMWTCKFRNGLIKRFKFPIRTTPEGAANAYKELKGKDLESDLLSTEEADGYKVPRPQGL; translated from the coding sequence ATGCCAACTTACGTTATTCAGGAAAAGTGTGACGGCTGCAAAGGCGGCGACAAGACTGCATGTATGTACATTTGTCCGAACGACCTGATGGTCCTCGACCCCAACGCCATGAAGGCCTACAACCAGGAGCCGGATCAGTGCTGGGAATGTTTTTCATGCGTCAAGATCTGCCCCACCCAGGCGATCGAGGTTCGCGGCTACTCCGACTTCGTGCCGCTGGGAAGCAGCGTCATGCCCATGCTGGGAACCGAGGACGTCATGTGGACCTGTAAATTCAGAAACGGCCTCATCAAGCGTTTCAAGTTCCCCATCCGGACCACCCCCGAAGGCGCAGCCAACGCCTACAAGGAACTCAAAGGCAAGGATCTTGAAAGCGACCTGCTGTCCACCGAAGAGGCCGACGGCTACAAAGTGCCCAGACCTCAGGGCCTCTAA